A single window of Flavobacteriales bacterium DNA harbors:
- a CDS encoding SPASM domain-containing protein — MASIAATRDSLNILTRFNGPRLRNAVKVYRSFKQARTTKNPIHPALPVSLSFEPTTACNLRCPECPSGLRSFSRPTGRLQTDLFRKVLDDVSSHVAYMTLYFQGEPYLNPDFLELVQMASQRNIYTATSTNAHFLDDEHARRTVESGLDRLIISIDGTTQTSYESYRREGSLEKVLEGSRNIIKWKKKLRSQTPYTFFQFLVVKPNEHEIPVIRQLAKEIGVDDLRLKTAQVYDFENGNPLIPDQDKYSRYRKLADGKYAVKNSLDDQCWRMWHSCVITWDGRVVPCCFDKDATHNMGSLQENSFSEIWNGAAYQNFRRSLFSSRSEIDICKNCSEGTKVWG, encoded by the coding sequence ATGGCAAGTATTGCAGCAACTCGTGATTCATTGAACATCCTGACCCGTTTCAACGGGCCACGCCTTCGCAATGCCGTGAAGGTATACCGTAGTTTTAAACAGGCACGGACAACCAAGAACCCGATCCATCCGGCGCTTCCTGTCAGCCTTTCATTCGAGCCAACCACAGCATGCAACCTGCGATGCCCTGAATGCCCGTCAGGGCTCAGATCCTTCTCCCGTCCAACCGGCAGACTTCAGACAGATCTGTTCCGGAAGGTGCTCGACGATGTATCTTCTCACGTTGCATACATGACCTTGTATTTCCAGGGGGAGCCTTACCTGAACCCGGATTTCCTGGAATTGGTGCAAATGGCATCCCAACGAAACATATACACAGCTACCTCCACCAATGCCCATTTCCTTGATGATGAACATGCACGTCGTACCGTGGAATCCGGATTAGACAGGCTGATCATCTCCATTGACGGCACCACACAGACATCGTATGAATCTTACAGGCGAGAGGGTTCGCTGGAAAAAGTACTGGAAGGAAGCCGCAACATCATCAAGTGGAAGAAAAAGCTTCGCTCCCAAACTCCCTATACCTTTTTCCAATTCCTGGTGGTGAAACCGAACGAGCACGAGATCCCGGTCATTCGTCAACTGGCCAAAGAAATCGGAGTGGATGATTTGCGATTGAAAACCGCCCAGGTGTATGATTTTGAAAACGGCAATCCGCTGATTCCGGATCAGGACAAATATTCAAGATACCGCAAGCTTGCCGATGGTAAGTATGCTGTCAAGAACAGCCTTGACGATCAGTGCTGGCGTATGTGGCACAGTTGTGTGATCACCTGGGACGGGCGTGTGGTACCATGCTGCTTCGACAAGGACGCCACCCACAACATGGGTAGTCTTCAGGAAAACTCATTCAGTGAGATCTGGAACGGAGCTGCCTACCAGAACTTCCGCAGAAGCCTGTTCTCTTCACGCTCGGAAATTGATATCTGTAAAAACTGCTCGGAGGGCACAAAAGTTTGGGGGTGA